One window from the genome of Pseudalkalibacillus hwajinpoensis encodes:
- a CDS encoding WXG100 family type VII secretion target — MAGQIRVTPEELITMSQRYQTEESKVEEQIGNLDKMIAELEGMWEGAASQAFSDQYQSLRPSFVDMQRLLADISTQLASTAKSLEDADAQIANQIRG, encoded by the coding sequence ATGGCAGGTCAAATTCGCGTAACACCGGAAGAACTTATTACGATGTCTCAACGCTATCAAACAGAAGAAAGTAAAGTAGAAGAACAAATTGGTAATTTAGACAAAATGATTGCTGAGTTAGAAGGTATGTGGGAAGGTGCTGCAAGCCAAGCTTTTAGTGATCAATATCAATCTCTACGTCCATCTTTCGTAGACATGCAGCGTCTCCTCGCTGATATTTCAACACAACTAGCAAGCACTGCGAAATCTCTTGAAGATGCTGACGCACAAATTGCTAATCAAATTCGCGGATAA
- a CDS encoding EsaB/YukD family protein, producing MYIEVTVDLHHYKKGRFIDLRLSNYHSVKKLIEIVCQTEQIQTPPDQTGWVRLVNKHKVVAANERLIDAGIMTGDRIEIL from the coding sequence ATGTACATTGAAGTAACGGTCGATCTTCATCATTACAAAAAAGGTCGCTTTATTGACCTCAGACTATCAAACTATCATTCAGTCAAGAAACTCATTGAAATAGTGTGCCAAACGGAACAAATCCAAACTCCTCCAGATCAAACGGGGTGGGTTAGGCTAGTGAATAAGCATAAGGTAGTAGCCGCTAATGAGAGATTAATTGATGCTGGGATTATGACTGGAGATCGAATTGAAATACTTTGA
- the essB gene encoding type VII secretion protein EssB, with protein sequence MSNQVKPYLETQIDAKIISEKDVITFLFQKEKIKFDELSEVHFLSEIHTGIPKTIEMNEDEVSIQHKLSPSIIALPAKLKEMTESDRLTSAYQLVQKVKGHRYKRLNLIICPDNLVLDQGLTPHFLHFGVKESLPPYEEDPERILDETRATVAAMMNPEQSFEQYLHYSDTLTLSSELKQVLQAKTLHELQPIIHSQIEHLHKKESEFIKVNKKKWKTSRYFLLGVSICLLPALLYSLYSLFLLQPKQENIVQAQENFLTNEYSEVVNSLQSYDIDDIPKVTQYQLALSYIINESLTDEQKESVRNTISLQSDPRYYEYWIHIGRGEAEQALEIARYLEDRDLLMYGILKRKEQVKADSDLESEKKQQMINELEQEFEEYEREIEEQQQEQEEAQQETTNEEKQQGDQKKEEK encoded by the coding sequence ATGTCGAATCAAGTGAAACCCTATCTTGAAACACAAATAGATGCAAAAATTATTAGCGAAAAAGATGTCATTACCTTTCTGTTTCAGAAAGAGAAAATCAAATTCGATGAATTGTCAGAAGTTCATTTCCTAAGCGAGATCCATACCGGGATCCCGAAAACAATTGAAATGAATGAGGATGAGGTAAGCATCCAGCACAAACTTTCACCTTCTATTATCGCTCTTCCAGCGAAGCTTAAGGAAATGACTGAAAGCGATCGCCTCACAAGTGCCTATCAACTGGTGCAAAAAGTAAAGGGCCACCGCTACAAGCGTCTTAACTTAATTATTTGTCCAGATAATCTTGTGCTGGATCAAGGATTGACGCCACATTTTTTACATTTCGGCGTAAAGGAAAGTCTTCCCCCTTATGAGGAAGATCCTGAACGTATTCTTGATGAAACACGAGCAACAGTTGCAGCTATGATGAATCCAGAGCAATCATTTGAACAATACCTACATTATTCTGACACGCTCACACTGTCATCTGAACTAAAACAAGTGCTTCAAGCCAAAACACTTCATGAGCTTCAGCCAATCATTCATTCACAAATTGAACACTTACATAAGAAAGAATCTGAATTCATTAAAGTGAATAAAAAAAAGTGGAAAACAAGTCGTTATTTCCTTCTTGGCGTATCTATTTGCTTACTACCAGCTTTACTCTACTCTCTTTACTCTTTGTTTCTTCTCCAACCAAAGCAGGAGAATATCGTCCAGGCACAGGAGAACTTTTTAACGAATGAGTATAGTGAGGTTGTGAACTCGCTTCAATCTTATGACATTGACGACATTCCAAAAGTGACGCAATATCAGCTAGCCCTCTCCTATATCATCAATGAATCTCTAACAGATGAACAAAAAGAAAGTGTGCGTAATACGATCTCCCTTCAATCTGACCCAAGGTATTATGAGTATTGGATTCATATTGGACGCGGAGAAGCGGAACAAGCACTTGAAATCGCACGTTATTTAGAAGATCGCGACTTATTAATGTATGGCATTTTGAAGCGCAAGGAACAGGTTAAAGCTGATTCAGATCTGGAGAGCGAGAAGAAGCAGCAGATGATCAATGAGTTAGAGCAAGAATTTGAAGAATACGAAAGAGAAATAGAAGAGCAGCAGCAAGAACAGGAAGAAGCCCAGCAGGAAACAACAAATGAAGAGAAGCAACAAGGTGACCAGAAAAAAGAAGAGAAATAG